The DNA window GATATGGTGTAGTAAGTTGTTCGTCAGATAACCCAATAGGCATCTAAAAACGTCAGccctcactcactcactgtCTTGAACGTCAACACTCACCCGAAGTTCACAACCTTCATCTCGTATCCCAATAGGTCTTCCCATCATAGTCGCAATAACACGATCAAACGTATAAATAACCCAAAAAATCCGCGCTCTCATTTCCTGCTCCAGCAACGAAATGCCAGCGCCCGCGCTAATATTCCTCTGCAGTCCGAGGTCAAGCAAAGCAGCGATGCAGTGGTAATTTAAATACCACACGTTCAAACGAACAGAAGGACTGTGCATGGTGAATACTAGAAGCAGTAAAAGGCATTGTGTGCCTTGCAAAGAGTTTTCGAGATTTAGATCGTCGAGATGTTGAAGTGCTGAGAGACAGTAGGATTCTGCTGGGATGCGAGCTCTGATGCGACCCGACAAGACAGCCGAGCCGATGGCCAGAACCATGAATGTCTGGAATCTTACAACTGGGTCTTGGTTGTCTTGTTCATACACTTGTTCCAGCATCGTATCGAATGTCGGGCGGTGAAGAATGGGGTGCTGTAGATTGATGGCGCTGAAGTAGGCGTCGCACAATTGGGCTGCCATGTCTCTTTGTGGTAACGGCAGAGGTCCTTGGATAGattctactaatttcgtAGGAAACGGAGTATTTCTACTCACGCGACCGAGTCTTTCATCTTGTTTCGAGACAGAATCGAGCATGACGCGAGCTAGGAAGTAACCGCTCGAAGGACCAATATATCTCGGGTCTTGATTTGTCCCTAGAGATACCAGACCTATCTCGTGAGTAATCGCACCAGCTCCTGTAGAGCGCACAGGTTGATTTGTATCAGAAACATCGATGGTGCTTGTCTGCGCAGGTGGTGATGCTATCGCCGTGTCTTGAAGAACGGTGTCATCCAAAGGCTCCTGGATATCGGCGATCGCGTCCTGGGATAAATCTACGTCTGGACATCTTGATCTGACGATTGATTCCAACCAAGCTATCCTGTTCTTTAACGTGGATATGTATCTACAACATTAATTGCCATGTCGTCATGCGAAAAAAAGAATGGTGGCGCTCACTCTCGAGGTAGGTCTTTCAGACGGGCGGATTCTCCATCTGTACAGGCAGCACCAGCATTACGGCAATTCTTACACGTTGGTAAATCTCCATCACACTACAGGCAGACAATTAGTCAATCAATCATGTTCATAAGATTATTAACAAActactatctagatagtacATACTTTGATCTTTCGCCTTTGACATCGGAGACAGGCCATGCGAAGGCGGGGATTCTTCCGGCCTTGCTGACCACTCCTCCTTGTACGTGAGCGTCCCGCGTTATCCCCGTCATTGTTGTCTTCGGACATGGTAGCTAGCAGTGTTAATGTAGGTTGTctagtaggtagcagaaaaaataacctcctaagtcttaggttataaaaataaatagtctaagagctatagtctaaggagcataaagtggcctactaatttcgtctcttatgcttccagcggccaatttttctgataccctgagggttgTAAGGTTGAAGAATGGAGAAATCCCGTGCTGTATTGCGTGCGTACGTTGCGGGGAGATGCCGCTAGTAGCAATCTGGAGAAACGGGGTTTGCCCGCAAGACACAATCAAGTATCTCTCTCACCCACTCTTATAAGACCATCATCTTTATCGGAATATCCAAGCataaaacaacaacaattaAAAACCATTCAATAACAAAACACAAAACAAAACGCCAATTAACCATTTTttgttcctttttcttcccCCCCCCCCTTTTTTTGGGTTtttctgttttttttttggataACATCGCCATCATGACAGACCAAGAACCATCCCAGAAAATCCTCATCGCACCCTCAGAAGCCCAACGCCTTGTCCAAGATATCCTCCAAGGAAACGGCATCCCATCAGAGAACGCTGCCATCATCGCTCAATGTCTCATAGCAGCCGACTTGCGAGGTGTAGACACCCATGGCATGAACCGTATACCTTCGTACATGGAGCGCATTCGTCAAGGCGTCCTCAATGCTACAGCCCAACCCATCCTCACCCAAGTGACTCCCGCGGTGGCTCAAGTCGACGGCCAAAATGGCTTCGGTTTTGTGGCCGCTCATAAAGGAATGGCTGCTGCGATTGAGTCTGCGCGCATCTTCGGTATCGGAATGGCGAGCATCAAGCACTCTAACCACTTTGGTATGAGTGCCTGGCTCGTGCAGCAAGCCCTTGATGCCGATATGATGAGTCTTGTCTTTACCAACTCGAGTCCTGCTCTTCCTGCCTTCGGCGGCAAGTCTAAGCTCATGGGCGTTTCTCCTCTTGCTTGTGGCGCACCGGGCAAAGGGCCAATGGAGAACTTCATCCTCGACATGGCACCTTCCGTGGCAGCGCGAGGAAAGATTTATAAAGCGAAGCGACGAGGTGAAAAGATTCCTTTGGACTGGGCTCTCGATTCAGAGGGTAGACCTACAGACGACCCTGAAGCTGCCCTGGGTGGTGTCATGTTACCCATGGGCGGCCCAAAGGGTTCTGCACTGTCTGTAATGATGGATGTTTTTTCGGGAGTTCTATCGGGTTCTGCGTTTGCAGGACACGTAACTGGACCGTATGACCCATCCAAGCCAGCAGATGTAGGTCATTTCCTGGTTGCCATCAAGCCCGACCTCTTTATGAGTCTTGATGACTTCCGCGAAAGAATGCAGTATTTGTATGAACGAGTGGTTGGGTCGGAAAAGGCTGCCGGTGTTGATAGGATTTACTTCCCTGGTGAGATCGAGCAGTTGAATCGTaaggagagagagaagacGGGGATTCCGCTTGTGCAGGCTGAGATTGATGCTTTGAATGCTGAGGCGAACAAGGTTGGGGTAGAGCCATTGAGATAAGTCATAAAAGGGGGTTTTTACCATCCCCTGGTTTTTAAGCTGCCTCTGACGAAGGAAAGGAAGGTCTTGGCTCCCCAGTTGTTCACACAGGTAGATAGCCTGCAAAATGAAACTTCTTTGCCAATAGCTTCCTGATCATTTGGATCAGCTGAAGGAAGAAGCCTCTGTTGAAGCCTGCCAAAGGAAGGAAGGTCTTGGCTCCCCAGTTGTTCACACAGGCAAATAACCTGCAAAATGAAACTTCTTCGCCATTGACCTTCTGATCAATTGGATCAGGTGCAAaaggaagcttcttctgacgAAGGAAGCTGCAGAAGGTGCCTCTCACACAGCTGTGGAAGGAAGCTCGGTGCCTTCAATGAAGGAAGCTAGCTGCCGGAGGAAGGTCTTGGCTCCCCAGTTGTTCACACAGGTAGATAGCCTGCAAAATGAAACTTCTTTGCCAATAGCTTCCTGATCATTTGGATCAGCTGAAGGAAGAAGCCTCTGTTGAAGCCTGCCAAAGGAAGGAAGGTCTTGGCTCCCCAGTTGTTCACACAGGCAAATAGCCTGCAAAATGAAACTTCTGTGCCATTGACCTTCTGATCAATTGGATCAGGTGCAGAAGGAAGCTTCTTTTGACGAAGGAAGCTGTATGTGACGAAAGAAGCTAGCTGCAGAAGGAAGCTGCCtctgttgaagatgttgaagATAACCGGGTTATCCTCGGGTCAAAGGGTCATGTGACTCTTGATGACTAAGCCTCCCGTGCCCAGAGCTAATTGCCTACGTCGGCCGGAATATCCTTCAGCCGGATTAGTCAATTTTTGCCGGGTCATCTTCGGGTTGTGGGCCAGTTAAAGAGAGAGAGGGGTAACACAAGTTCGTCGCAATGAGTGTCTTGGTTAGGGGGAAGGTGCCGAGACCATGTCGGAGGCCGTTAGTGCTGAGCGCACACAGGACTTGTCTGTAGCAGGCATCTAAATGACGCAACATTTGATGTAGATGAAGAATTAAAGCTTTGACAGTAGCGTAGATGTCGATGTTGTTTGATCAAAGGTGGTGGTTCGATGTCGAGTTTGTGTTGGTGCAGGTAAGTAATTGTGGAGATGGGTACAACAGGCAGCCGAGATAGGATCAGAGCTTTGGAGTtgatctttttttttatatttaatttattttaatttctattcAGTTCTCCTTAGTTGGGTCAAGTTTCTAGTTCTTTCTTGTATATATCCAGGTAGGCAGAGTTGAGGGTTTGGAGACGTTGATATATTGCTATTTCGAGTAATTGCGGATAGTGAAGTATGGTGTACGTACAAGACTCACAGACGAACATTGGGAATGTATCATTTTGCGGCAATAAAGGAAACAGCATATTGAGACCCAAGAAGCAAGAATTAATGGACTTGTATAGTCTATCATGTCATACCAATAAGTCATTTTGGCTGTCAAGATGGTAGCACGGGCGTTTCCCGAAGGCCATGTTCGTCGACGGGACAAGTCCGCACCATGAGTTATATAACTATCAGCATCTCGTTCTTATTGAGACGCATCATATCAACCATCCCAGATAAATAGATATACAAAATGACTGTCATTCATATCGGTATGTCTCTCAAACCCCATCTATCTCGACACTTGCTCATCACTCAGTCCTCTTCAAATTCCGTCCCGAAGTGGATGAATCCCATCGTCAGACATTCGTCAACGAGCTCAAGACTCTCAAGACACTATCATGCGTCAAGGACCAACGTCTAGTAGTAGGCGGACCATCCATCACGGATCCCATCGCTCGTAGCAAGGGCTATCAAATTAGTCTATTGAGTTTCCACCAAAGCCCTGCTGCATTAGCCGAGTACCAAGCGAGCAGTGAGCACCACAGGTAAGTTACCCCTTTATGCATTTATATGTAAAGAGGGCATACTCATAATTTGCTATAGGGTAACAAGTCAGTATTTATGGCCGTACGTGGAGGATGTTACGAGGTTCGATTTTGAGGTGGATGAGAAGGATGAGGATTCATTTGAGACGAGTTTCGGTCTTGTTAAATAGATGCCATACATAAATGAACCGcagattattataattaatagaacATGTCTTCAAAATCCCTTCATGTTCAGGATTAGATGACATTGTGACATGGAGAAAACGTCAAAAGATAGCCTTCGGCGGCCGGCGGCCACAAAACTAATTCCACCAGCTggcctagtgggtagcagaaaaaataaccccctaagtcttaggttacaaaaataaatagtctaagagctatagtctaaagagcataaagtggcccactaatttcgtctcttatgcttccagcggccagtttttctaataccctgaggctgGCCCCTCACAAACACACACGATTGTATGACTGAAGTTGTGCATAAATACGAAATCACTGTAGAAGAATTGGagaaaagcttttattttttacatATCAAGAACAGTTCCTCTTGGACCTTTTCTTCCGTCTTTTCGCGTCTCTTTGTGTCTCTTTCTGTTTCCCCTTTGTCATACAGCGTCAACACCAGCAATTTGTTGCTTACTGTCCCCTAAGACGACCCTGTATAGTCAGTCTATTGCTTGCCATGATtgtaaaagatttatatttgCTAATATTGTAACACTAAATGTAGTATTCcttattcttatttttattaatgtCATTTCCTAATTCCGTCTTttcttcaacaccaaactTTGTCACGATACCCTCGATCAAGATCTCCAAAATGCACCCCATCTTCCGTCGGCTCCGTCGATCACCGAAACCCAAATTTCTTCATGGGATTCCCAACAATAGTCTCTTTGTTATCGCCATCCTCATCGGAGTCAACGTTTTAGTATGGATCGCTGTCGCAATCGTCCTTCGCTTCCACCCCGCACTCATCTCCCCAGCGGCTTTATCTTATGTCCTCGGCTTGCGTCACGCTTTAGATGCCGACCACATCGCGGCAATCGATCTCATGACACGACGCCTTATCGCATCAGGGCAACGACCCGCTACTGTGGGAACCTTCTTTTCACTCGGTCACAGTACCATTGTCATTGTGACTTGTATCGTCGTTGCTGCCACAAGCGGTGCTCTGAGGGACCGCTTTGATGGGTTCCAGCGCGTCGGTAACATAGTAGGAACGAGCGTCAGTGCCGCTTTTCTTATCATTCTTTGCATTGGAAATGGTTGGGTTTTGTATAAGCTAGTTCAACGTCTGCAGGCCATCCTTCGTGATCGAAGAGATCACGCCCACCTACAAGGGTTTTCAGAAGAGGAAACTCAAATCCAAGATCACTTTGCTCTTGAAGGAGGTGGATTCCTTACAAGAGTGTTTAAAAGACTATTTCGTGTTATCGATCGGCCGTGGAAGATGTACCCACTGGGTGTAGTCTTCGGTCTCGGGTTCGACACGAGTTCAGAGATAGCTATTCTTGGTATCGCCAGCATCCAGGCTGTGCAAGGGACAAGTATCTGGCTCATTCTAGTTTTTCCAATTCTATTCACCGGTGAGTCATGAAGTTAATAGCATCACACTGTTGTGGGGTTAACTGCTGCGCACATTCTGCACATGCTCAAAGCCTCCTCAACAAGTCTCGCGTGTTAACCTTTTTCCAGCTGGGATGTGTATGCTCGACACGACCGACGGTGCTCTCATGATGGCTCTCTACACTTCGGATGCCTTTTCAAGAGACGTCGTAGCGATTCTATACTACTCTATAGTCCTAACCAGCATAACTGTTGTCGTCTCCGCCTTTATTGGAATCGTCCAACTTCTCTCCCTTATTCAGAATGTTGCTGACCCTCAGGGGGGATTTTGGGATGGGGTATCTGCCATCGGTGACCACTTTGACATTATCGGCGGAAGTATATGCGGCGTCTTTGTCATTGTTGGTTTGGGTTCAATACTCTTGTACAAACCTTGGAGGCGACgtgttgagaagaagaatgcGCAAGCCCTCATCGGAAGTAACGAGGGAGTCATTGCGAGTACTCCCTCACCACTCGTCTCTCCGTCAACACCGAGTGATCATCACAGTGGCGACTACATCGGTGTACAAAGTTTACAGAGGATTATGTGATGTCGAATGGATTTTAAAACATAAGGTTTGCGACAGCCTTGCGACAAACCATCTTTTGCGACAATATAAAGCGTTGAAGGATTTCAAAGTTCTGTTGCGCTGGGATATCTCAAGGTTTGCGCAAATTTCCAAGACACGAGAGGGAGGCAGCCTCCATGTTGAAGCAAGAAACTTCCATTGAGGCGTTTACGAAGACCAAGTGCTGATTAACTTTCGTTCTCAATCAGTATAAATAAATCCCTTGATTCTCTCCCTAGTTCATcatctttttcctttccccAAGCATTCTTATTTCTAGGCAAGTATCACAAATTCACCCAGCATTTAACGTGACAGAAGCAGATATGGACTCAAACGCTCCCAAGAAACACAACGACAACCCTGGATTTGACCCCAATATATTCGTTAATCCATCAAAGATCAAGAATACTCGAGCCCGACAAGTGCTGATTGATGACTCAAGTGTGCATGGTCTTCTCGTACGTATTGACGGGCAATCGGTTAATCTGCCTTACGATATCACACAGAGGCCTACAGTAGTCTCCGAGAGCAGCCACTCTGTTGATCTCGACGCCTTTCAGCAGGCGATAAACAGCATAGGGTCATCTGCGTATGGCCTTCCTCAACCTCACCAGCCCATCAACCCTCTTCAAGGCCCCGAAGCATGCCCCCCCAACCGAGGTGTAAAGAGAACTCGGGAAGACTTTGAAGAAGGTCAGCCTGTCAATCCCAGTTCTTATCGTAACCAGCCTTGCCCGGTAAGAAATGGCAACCCCCAAGGGCAGTTTTTCCGCCAGGGCGTTCAGAACCAGTTCACAGCAAGCTCTATGCCTGGTTTCTGGAACACGCCAATGCCCATGGGTAACTCATACCCCATGGCTAACAACATGGGCTATGATCCCGGGTTCCCACCAATTCCTGCGAATCAACCTCCGCGTGGGACTTTTATGCCTGGTGCTTACACGATGCCTCCCAATGGCAACCCAGGGTTTCCTGTAGCAAACCAGACAAGCCCGATGGCCTTTGTTCCAGTCAACTACGGGCCAAATTCTGCCAACATGGCTGGTCCACAAGGCCAGCCCCATGGGTTCCGTCAACCAAGACAGCAGGTGCCACCTAACGGGACTCAAATGAGGCCACTGGTGCCCCGGCCGGGACCTCATATGCATGGTCAGATGCCTGGTCCTCAGATGCCTCCACAGATGGCTTCTCAGATGCCTGGTCAGATGGGTCCTCATATGCATGGTCAGGTGCCGGGACCTTATATGCCTCCCCAAATGCCTGGTCCTCAGATGTCGCATAGGGTCATGTATCGAGATTATTACGATAACTGcaattaataaaatctttattaatttatatacaaATCGAGTAGTgcaaaataatattataatgtGCTTTCGTCAAGGATTACAATAGTGTTATTCTTTTTCCGGGATCTTGACTTTTCATAGTCCCTTTTGCGCTTTTTCCTTAACCTCTTTAATTTAGCTTCCTTTGACTTGTGTATCTCCTCAGCGGTCGGATAATAGGCTTGCGGCTCCTAATATAACGGTTACAGAAGGGTCATTAGTTATAGAGGGGTTATTACAGGGACTTTAGTGAGGTCACGTGATACATTTCCCCTATAAATTAGCTAGCTATAGCCTGTAGAGATAATGTCATGCCTTTTCCCCCTTACATTTACAGTGGGGTCTTTTGGTTGTGTGTTCTTGTTCCTTCAAATTGGTGATCACGCTGGGGAAAGCCTTTTGATTGGCCGAAAATGACGCGCTAAGCCTAAAAGAGGCTATTCTGATTAATCTGACCAATCAGAAGGCGGCACTTCTATGCTGCCATCAAAAGAACCCGACCGAAGGAATTACacgcctcagggtatcagaaaaattggccgctaaaagcctaagagatgaaattagtagaccactttatgctccttagactatagctcttagactatttatttttataacctaataCTTCGaaggttattttttctgctacccactagataTGACAAGAGATCCCTCTGAACAGTCTCTCGGCGTCGCAAGAAGCCTCTAGCTTGCAGTCAATTGATggatcaattgatcaattgacaaGGCATTTGCCTAGGAAATTGAACAGGCCAGCCACTTCATGCCTGACTGCAGCTTTAATCGTCAGATGGCAAATTCGCAGCTGTTGTCTGATCTTCTTGCTGAGACTCACgactacatacatacaccACAATCTTGGACGGGACGGATAAGCTTGTGGGGAGTATCACAGCATCCGATACATTTGAGGGGAAAATAAAGACGATCAAAATCCGGGGAGGTATAGTGACACCTGTACAGTCCAAGATGATATTAGTCTACGTGACTAACGGGGTATTATCTTTGCGGCAGAGTCGAGACAACTACGATAAGACAACCCTTGTTTATCTTTTTCAAGCACCGTTGCATGCATGATGCAGATGCACTATTATTACCCCCGCCAGGAGAGACCACCAACGATGCGGCTGAACGACACTTTGAGGCCTCGCACAACATCAGCCCCCAGGTAACAACAATGTTGCCTATTTTACTACATTGAAGTCGCAATTTCAACCACGATACGCTTGAACTCGCCAAGCTCATGTCAGCGTTGCATCTACATACACCACCATGTGGAATGGGGAACAATTAGGCTAGCTGGCTAGACAGGCCACGAGCCTAGGGCCCCATCCAAAGTCCCATGCTTCAAATCCATGTTCAAGGCCAAACCCCAGATTTTGTCGATACTCGAGTCAGAGGCACTGGCTTTTGAGCCGAACTACGCGACGGCGCTAAGAAAGAAACCGCCGATCGGACCTTGTGTACCAAACTCGAGTCACCAGGATCATCCTCTTGTCGAGGCACACTGCCTGTTTCGCTCCGCCCTTCTACTGTCTGGTTACGCCGCACAACTTGAGGCTCTGTTGTGCGCCTGCTTAATGGACCCCCGTTATCGTTCTCCATCAAAAGCCTCTCGATCTCCGTAATTAATACACTTGCTAAAGATCGAGAATGCGGGGAAAAGCTCTTATTCGGTCGACAAACGGCGTATGGATACTTGAAACCGGCGCTGTGTCGT is part of the Fusarium poae strain DAOMC 252244 chromosome 4, whole genome shotgun sequence genome and encodes:
- a CDS encoding hypothetical protein (BUSCO:36023at5125), whose amino-acid sequence is MTDQEPSQKILIAPSEAQRLVQDILQGNGIPSENAAIIAQCLIAADLRGVDTHGMNRIPSYMERIRQGVLNATAQPILTQVTPAVAQVDGQNGFGFVAAHKGMAAAIESARIFGIGMASIKHSNHFGMSAWLVQQALDADMMSLVFTNSSPALPAFGGKSKLMGVSPLACGAPGKGPMENFILDMAPSVAARGKIYKAKRRGEKIPLDWALDSEGRPTDDPEAALGGVMLPMGGPKGSALSVMMDVFSGVLSGSAFAGHVTGPYDPSKPADVGHFLVAIKPDLFMSLDDFRERMQYLYERVVGSEKAAGVDRIYFPGEIEQLNRKEREKTGIPLVQAEIDALNAEANKVGVEPLR
- a CDS encoding hypothetical protein (TransMembrane:8 (i25-46o52-70i91-119o139-157i213-237o243-262i283-313o333-356i)~BUSCO:39833at5125) yields the protein MHPIFRRLRRSPKPKFLHGIPNNSLFVIAILIGVNVLVWIAVAIVLRFHPALISPAALSYVLGLRHALDADHIAAIDLMTRRLIASGQRPATVGTFFSLGHSTIVIVTCIVVAATSGALRDRFDGFQRVGNIVGTSVSAAFLIILCIGNGWVLYKLVQRLQAILRDRRDHAHLQGFSEEETQIQDHFALEGGGFLTRVFKRLFRVIDRPWKMYPLGVVFGLGFDTSSEIAILGIASIQAVQGTSIWLILVFPILFTAGMCMLDTTDGALMMALYTSDAFSRDVVAILYYSIVLTSITVVVSAFIGIVQLLSLIQNVADPQGGFWDGVSAIGDHFDIIGGSICGVFVIVGLGSILLYKPWRRRVEKKNAQALIGSNEGVIASTPSPLVSPSTPSDHHSGDYIGVQSLQRIM